In a genomic window of Sulfoacidibacillus ferrooxidans:
- the topA gene encoding type I DNA topoisomerase yields MADYLVIVESPAKAKTIGKYLGARYLVKASMGHVRDLPKSQLGVDVLHEFEPKYITIRGKGDVLKQLRDSSKKVKAVYLAADPDREGEAIAWHLAQSLEIDPNKPCRVVFNEITKQAVKEAFKHPRKVNMDLVHAQQARRILDRLVGYRISPLLWKKVKRGLSAGRVQSVAVRLVVDREREIRAFIPEEYWTVHALCQSDGESFQAQFHSYGKSKVELHSEQEVNELLSHIGESQFIVQSVKASERKRNPSAPFITSSLQQEAARKLSYRSQKTMAVAQQLYEGMELPGVGAVGLITYMRTDSTRVSDTAIAEVREYIRETYGDAFVPETPREYSVKKNAQDAHEAIRPTSVTYHPDSLKEVLSRDQLRLYRLIYDRFVASQMASAVLDTLSVDIGAQDAVFRATGSKIKFPGFIKVYTESTDDQQDEQGYLPELKVDQVITPHPVLKPEQHFTQPPPRFSEARLIKSMEELGIGRPSTYAPTVDTIQRRGYVLIEEKRFVPTELGEIVVDLLKEFFPTIVDVDFTAQLEQQLDHVEDGDSNYVQMLDQFYSGLEGYLEVAEKTMEHVELEEEYADEYCEKCGRQMVYKHGRFGKFLACPGFPDCRNAKPIVKEVGVNCPRCGKPIVERRGKKRKLFYGCSGYPECNFVLWDKPTGVACTFCGEPLVKKRKGKLGQEVIACSNPDCHYEEKVAQETH; encoded by the coding sequence ATGGCAGACTATCTGGTCATCGTCGAGTCGCCAGCAAAGGCTAAGACTATTGGGAAATATCTTGGGGCTCGATACTTAGTTAAGGCGTCGATGGGACATGTACGCGATCTACCGAAGAGTCAACTTGGTGTTGATGTTTTACACGAATTCGAACCAAAGTATATTACTATACGCGGAAAAGGCGATGTATTAAAACAATTGCGTGATTCTAGCAAGAAGGTCAAAGCTGTCTATCTTGCGGCTGACCCTGATCGAGAAGGTGAAGCTATCGCTTGGCATCTCGCACAAAGTCTTGAAATTGATCCGAATAAACCTTGTCGTGTCGTGTTTAATGAAATTACTAAGCAAGCTGTTAAAGAAGCGTTTAAACATCCGCGCAAAGTCAACATGGATTTGGTACATGCTCAGCAAGCACGGCGTATTCTTGACCGCCTAGTGGGCTATCGGATCAGTCCGTTGTTGTGGAAAAAGGTGAAGCGTGGGCTTTCTGCTGGTCGTGTGCAATCAGTGGCTGTGCGATTGGTTGTCGATCGAGAACGTGAAATTAGGGCGTTTATACCAGAGGAATACTGGACTGTACACGCACTTTGTCAAAGTGATGGAGAATCATTTCAAGCGCAGTTTCACAGTTATGGAAAAAGCAAAGTAGAGTTACATTCAGAGCAGGAAGTCAATGAACTCCTCAGTCATATTGGTGAGTCGCAGTTCATTGTGCAGTCTGTGAAGGCAAGTGAACGTAAGCGCAATCCATCTGCACCTTTTATTACAAGTAGCTTGCAGCAAGAGGCTGCTCGCAAACTTTCTTATCGGTCACAAAAAACGATGGCAGTAGCGCAGCAATTGTATGAAGGCATGGAACTTCCAGGTGTTGGTGCCGTAGGTTTGATTACGTACATGCGGACAGACTCAACGCGTGTCTCAGATACTGCAATTGCAGAAGTGAGAGAATATATTCGCGAAACGTATGGTGACGCCTTTGTTCCAGAAACGCCACGTGAATATAGCGTAAAGAAAAACGCACAAGATGCTCATGAGGCGATTCGACCGACTTCCGTGACTTATCATCCTGATTCTCTTAAAGAAGTCCTGTCCCGAGATCAATTGCGGCTATACAGATTAATTTATGATCGCTTTGTAGCTAGTCAAATGGCTTCGGCCGTTCTTGATACATTGAGTGTAGATATTGGCGCACAAGATGCTGTATTTCGTGCCACTGGATCTAAAATTAAGTTTCCAGGGTTTATTAAAGTCTACACAGAATCAACGGATGATCAGCAAGATGAGCAAGGGTATTTACCAGAATTAAAAGTGGATCAAGTGATCACTCCTCATCCTGTATTGAAACCAGAGCAGCATTTTACACAGCCACCACCGCGGTTTTCGGAAGCGCGTCTGATTAAATCGATGGAAGAACTTGGTATAGGAAGACCAAGTACGTATGCACCTACTGTAGATACGATTCAGAGGCGTGGGTATGTATTAATTGAGGAGAAACGCTTTGTTCCAACTGAACTAGGGGAGATTGTGGTAGATCTTCTGAAGGAATTTTTCCCGACTATTGTAGATGTTGATTTTACTGCGCAACTTGAACAACAATTGGATCATGTGGAAGATGGCGATAGCAACTATGTGCAGATGCTTGACCAATTTTACAGTGGCCTTGAAGGTTATCTAGAAGTAGCAGAAAAAACGATGGAGCATGTTGAATTAGAAGAAGAGTACGCTGATGAGTACTGTGAAAAATGTGGTAGGCAAATGGTTTATAAACATGGTCGTTTTGGTAAGTTTCTAGCATGTCCTGGGTTTCCTGATTGTAGGAATGCAAAACCTATTGTCAAAGAAGTGGGTGTGAACTGCCCTCGCTGTGGGAAGCCGATCGTGGAACGCAGAGGAAAAAAACGCAAATTATTTTATGGGTGCAGTGGGTATCCGGAATGTAATTTTGTACTTTGGGATAAACCTACCGGCGTAGCATGCACATTTTGTGGGGAACCGCTCGTAAAAAAACGCAAAGGTAAGTTAGGTCAAGAAGTGATTGCTTGCTCCAATCCAGACTGTCATTATGAAGAGAAAGTTGCGCAAGAGACTCATTAA
- the trmFO gene encoding methylenetetrahydrofolate--tRNA-(uracil(54)-C(5))-methyltransferase (FADH(2)-oxidizing) TrmFO: MQTNDSVTVIGAGLAGSEAAWQLAKQDIDVTLYEMRGVQSTPAHRSTDFAELVCSNSLRAASLTNAVGLLKEEMRRLDSLIIRAADRYAVPAGGALAVDREAFSEFITNTLTEHPRITVRREEVDQLPDGIVVVATGPLTSARLSDAILEFTGRDSLYFYDAAAPILERDSIDESIAFMASRYDKGEPAYINCPMSEEQFQDFYEALITAETTALKEFEKEVYFEGCMPIEVMAKRGRKTMLFGPLKPVGLLDPRSGRQAFAVVQLRQDNAAATLFNMVGFQTHLKWGEQARVFRMIPGLEHAQFARYGVIHRNTFLKSPEILSATYQTKKRETLFFSGQMTGVEGYVESAASGLVAGMNAARLANGQDTLVFPRETAIGSLAHYITHADANHFQPMNATFGLLPLPEEKFRSKKEKNEKIVAKSLDTIQNFMQIIAV, encoded by the coding sequence ATGCAGACAAATGATTCTGTAACAGTCATTGGAGCCGGTCTTGCTGGCTCTGAAGCGGCATGGCAATTGGCTAAGCAGGACATTGATGTAACGTTGTATGAGATGCGTGGCGTTCAGTCGACACCTGCACATCGGAGTACGGATTTTGCAGAATTAGTGTGCTCGAATAGTCTTCGTGCCGCTAGTCTTACAAATGCAGTGGGATTGCTAAAGGAAGAGATGAGACGGCTTGATTCGTTGATCATACGGGCGGCAGATCGTTATGCCGTTCCTGCAGGAGGAGCACTTGCAGTGGATCGCGAAGCTTTTTCTGAGTTTATTACAAACACATTGACTGAACACCCGCGCATAACCGTGCGTCGAGAAGAAGTAGATCAATTGCCAGACGGCATTGTGGTCGTCGCCACAGGGCCATTGACGTCTGCGCGTTTAAGTGATGCCATTTTGGAATTTACAGGGCGTGATTCTCTCTATTTTTACGATGCCGCAGCACCTATTCTTGAGCGTGATAGCATCGATGAGTCGATTGCATTTATGGCCTCTCGATACGATAAAGGGGAACCTGCGTATATCAATTGCCCTATGTCTGAGGAACAATTTCAAGATTTCTATGAAGCATTGATTACGGCTGAGACAACTGCGTTAAAGGAATTTGAAAAAGAAGTGTATTTTGAAGGCTGTATGCCGATTGAAGTTATGGCGAAACGCGGACGCAAGACGATGTTATTTGGGCCGTTAAAACCTGTGGGACTTTTGGATCCGCGGTCGGGTCGTCAGGCGTTTGCTGTCGTTCAACTTCGTCAAGATAATGCAGCTGCTACACTTTTTAATATGGTAGGATTTCAGACACACCTAAAGTGGGGAGAACAGGCGCGTGTATTTCGTATGATTCCTGGATTGGAGCATGCTCAATTTGCTCGTTATGGAGTAATTCACCGAAATACTTTTTTAAAGTCACCTGAAATTTTGAGTGCAACCTATCAAACGAAGAAACGTGAAACTCTTTTTTTCTCTGGTCAAATGACGGGTGTCGAAGGGTACGTGGAATCTGCAGCTTCCGGATTGGTTGCAGGTATGAATGCAGCGCGATTGGCTAACGGACAAGATACACTTGTCTTTCCTAGAGAAACAGCAATCGGAAGTCTTGCACATTATATTACGCACGCAGATGCGAACCATTTTCAACCGATGAATGCAACTTTTGGTTTGTTACCGCTTCCGGAAGAGAAATTTCGTAGCAAAAAAGAAAAAAACGAAAAAATTGTGGCAAAATCACTCGATACAATTCAGAATTTTATGCAGATCATAGCTGTTTAG